cggcggcgctgggctcCCCGGGCCTGGCCGTCCCGGGAGCGCCCCGGAGGCGCAGTTACCTCCTCCGCGGCTTCCTCGCTCGCTGCCCCGCGGCTGGTGAGGGCCGAGGGAGCCGGGGGCGGTGTAAGCACCGCCGGCCGGAGCAGCGCAGCGCATACCAGAGCCGTGAATAACCAtccctcccggcccggcccggcccggcccggccccgggcgagCCCCGGCCGGGCACCGGCCCGCCGCTGCTCCCCGGCCGCGGCGAGCCCTGCCGGCTCCGGGcccccgcctcccccggcccggccccccgcgccccggccccgtcCGTCCCTTCACCGGCACCAGCAGCTTCCATGGGGACGGAGGCCAAGTCCTTCCttccccgccgcggctccggcgctGGAGGCTGCAGTGAGCGGCGGAAGCAGCCGCGCTGGAGGGACCGGGGGCTCCGGCTCCCTCGGCCGGGACCAGgcttctcctccccctccccgtcCCCCGGGCCCTTTTGTTTTCCATGGCACCGACCCACACCAGATCTCGTCTTCCCAGGCCCTGTGATCGGCAGGGAAAATAACTCCAGGGCCTTTTCTCCCCCCTTGCCCTCCTCCCAGTGAATTCCTGGTGGGGCCGAACCACTTCTGGCCTGGATCTCTGCCCCTGGAGCTGTTGGGCTGCGCAGCTCCAGCCTGGGCAGGCAGGATGCTGGGTGCAGCACCCAAAGGCTCTGCATCCTGGGGATCCAAACCCCACACCTTGAGGTTCAGGCCAAAGGGgacctctccagcctggctgTCCTCGCTGGGGACATCTTAGGGACATCAGGACCAAGAATGACTGGTTTCTGATGGAAGAAGGTGAGACAGCTGTCTGCTGAGTTGCTTCTCACAGCTTCTGTGTCTCAGGGGCCAGTGGGATGTCCTGCTGCAGGGCTATGTGGAGTCAGGGTAGGGTGAGAGCTTCCCATGGCTTCCCGACGCTTCCCATGAAAGGTGACTTGCCACATCGGCTCTGTAAGATGGGAAAACTCACCCACAACACTGATTTCAGGAGACCCAGCCACAGCTCACTGTCTTCACACTTGTGCTGACGCAACTGTCACTAAGGCCAGGCTGTGAACAGGATTGGGGTTAAAAATAGTGTTgtggaaaggagaaggggatTATTTTGACTAAATCAGTTCATTGGGCAGGCTTACAGCTCAGCATCAACACGGCTGGGGGACTCGCAGGCTGCCAGGGGTTAAGACAAGCAGCTGGGAGCAGGAATTTTCTGTTCCACACTTCAGACCAAGTTATGGCAGCATAAACCCACTGTGGTGGGATCAGTATCTGCTTTGCAAGATATTGGGGGAGCAGCATTCAGTCACTGGCCTCCTTAGCTATGAAGCTTTGATAGGGCCAGGAAGGGGTTACTTCCTGGCCCCCTTTTTCTTGCTGCCCTGAAGCATGAGGCTAAGCTGCAGCTATCCTGTTAGTTGCTCCAATGAGCACCAAAACTTGGCAGTATTCTAGTGTCAAAGACATAAATTTGCCTTGTTCTTCTCTGACCTTGCCATGGAGAGACCCCGTGGGTTGATATTGCTGGCATCCCTGATCCTGGAGTGTGTTGGATCAACGTCAGGCTGGAGATGCATGGCCTTAACGGCAGAGCCTCTGGTCTGCACCAGACTACATCACCTACTGACCACATTGGCACATCCTAATCAGCTTCAGAGGACATCTGGAAGTGTTCTGGGATTTTGAACCAGGACATAGAGCAGGACTGCCTTTAGAGGAACTGGTCTAGTTCTGCTTGCTTACATCAGTGAAGCAGATCAAAGATACTGCTCTGGTTAATTCTGCAGGGACCCTAGGACTTGCACTTCCTGGATCATTGCTTGAAgatttttcatctcatttcaccccccccccccccggacacCACGGCTGTGGGGAAACAACAGTGTTACTGCTTCCATGCCAGCTGTGGATGCCCTAGAAGAGGTCTGAAGCCGCTGTTACCGTGCAGCTGCATTATCACGCAGCCCCACGTAGCCTGTACGCAGCTGCTGGGTTCTTGCTGCCTTCTGCAGGGTCTCTGGCCCTTTCACCTGTGTCATCCCCACAGGAGACACAACCAAGGACCCCATTTCAGTAGCACTGGGTGAGATCTCTAATCTTGGGGTGGCCATAACAAGGAGAAACCTGTGCTGTTATTTTGCCTTGAGTTCTTTATCTAGGGTGAGGGATAATTTGGGGGCAGGAGGTGATAGAGGTGAAAGTCTCTTTATTTTGGGATTGACGTGGGCAAACAGTGCCATACAGCTTCACAGAGCTTAGGAGCGTTTGGTAGAGTGACTCTGACCATTGCTCCATGGTGCTTGTCAGGCTGGTCTGCCTGGGTGCAAGGTGCTGCACGTGATCCGAAAAGCCACACTCTTCTTCCTCCCAGTGATGTGTCGTTCAGAGGGAGAGGTCTGTCATTGCCCAGCTGGAGGAAATGAAGAGCCTCTGGGGACTTGCGGTGGCTCCTTCCCCTGCATGCTGCAGGGGGATGCGGAGGGCTGGAGACGTGAGGGGCAGGAAGGAGGTGAGCAGTGGGTGGAGGTATCTGTTCCAGCACCCAGCCGGGGCCTGAATGAGCtaaggcagagcagaaaaggtCTCAGGGGCCTCTTGCTCCCCAGGCGTTCCTCTGTGGTCCCCCCAGCCTGCGAGCGAGGATTACGAAGCGGTGAGGAATGCAACCCCCACGCTGGGTAACCAAAGGCagatggggagaggagggaggaatgCGCAGGGGGtcagcgcggccgggccgctTCCTTCGCCGCTGCAGTCGGAGCCCTCGGAGGCTGGGAGCCGGGGTGCCGGGACGCAACCCCCTgtgcctccctgcctgccccccccccgcccactTGCACTGGCACTGGGACAGCAGAGTAGATCACAGGGTGAGGGTGCCGTTGTGGGGAGAGCGGCTCGTTGCCCATCGCTCATCACCCATCACCCACGGGCACGTCCCACTGCAGCTCGGCATTAGAGccgagggagggaggagagcagatgtcccccccccacccaagCTGCGTGGATCCAGGCCACCCCAGGAGACAGACTCAACCCAACAGGCAGGGTCCTTGGGCTGCAGGCTTCAGAGAAGGGTTAATGCCTTAGGAAGGGGCCGAGCCACAGCCACGCTGTCATGACGCATTAACCCTTTCCATGCAGCACCAGCCGGCAGAAATAGCCTGTGGACATGGGAGCGGGGCAGGATGCGGAGCTCCATCCCCAACCCCTTCTTATGCCTTTGGCTGTCCAAGCACTAATTAGTGCCCTCCTGAAGAGGAGCAGATCTCAGAGTAATCCAGCACGGGTGGGTATCTCATCATAGCGAGAGTCCCTGTAGATACATTAGACGGGGAAATCTATTACTCTCTAATTAAATGGAGACAAAAATGATTGTTCTTTTCCTATTCCTTGTGTGTTTCAAAGCATAAAACTCAATTAAAGTGTATTCGCAGAAGGGGATTTGTCTACAGCGGGGATTCTCCATTTTGCACACGCTTTTAAAAGCTGAGCAAACACCTGGGCCACCGTGGTGGTGCTTCAAATTTCTTGGCTTTGGGGGCATTTTTGTGGGTGCCCCCCACTCACCGCCCCCTCGCTCACTGACCTCCTTTGTCTGTCTTCTCTGCGCTCCCTTTCTTTGCCATACGAGAAAGatgcagagccagcagaggctgGACTTAAAATAGAAAGCCATCCTCTGAAGGATGGAAACACATATGTTCTCGGGGGggctctgccaggctgcagaggccgGTGTTTTGGGGTGGGTGGGGAGTGCACTGGGGGGTGCCTGGCTCCCGCCCCGGCAGTGCCCGGGGCTGCGTGGTCTCTGCACGGTGTCTGGGCAGAGATGAGGATGCGCGTGTCCGTGTCCAGGCAGTGCAGCCCTCCCCTCCCTGGGCTTACAGGTCTGGAGTTTGCTGTCCTTTGCCTCTCATGCATTTCCCTGGCCCCTGCTACCGGCTTGTAAACCTCGGGTACAAATCAGGCATCCTGAGCCAGctctggtgctggtgcgtgTGTGACCGTCCCTGTATCAGACTGGCCTCATTTATATGGCAGGACATGGCCTCTCAGATAGGGGCAGTATTCGTGTCACGGGCACATAGCCGAGTAGCTCCAGAAAAGAGATGGAATTAAAGCCAGGCTTAGCCTTCTCGGTGTAATTGTGGGCTTAAATCATCAGCAGGGTGAAAGGAGAGCACTCGCTGGCAGGCTGGGTGTGCTGGGCAGGGGAGGTGTTGCATATCCAAGCCGCTGCTGCGGGCACTGagccccaggctggagcagctgcgTGTGTGGCAGCGGGGAGCATCTCCAACCGGGGGGCAGGGAGCACTGAGGGATGTGGATGGGCACCGGAGCTGGCACTGCCCTGCTCGGACAGTGCTGTCCTGCTGCCAGGACCCCCGCGCGGCACCACGCTCTCCCCAGCTCcagcgccgtggggcagcatgGCATTGGGAATATATCTGTGTACACACAGGCATACAGAGTGCATACAGGAGACAGGCatttgtgtgcgtgtgcacagccacagagagaaaatgtgtgtgtgcacaagTAGTGTAGGTACATACAGTGTGCCTGTGCACATATAGTGAGCCTACTTATTGTGTATGCGTAGATATATAGTGCTTATGTGACTAGCATGTATAtactgtgtgtatatatagcatgcacatatttatataatgtGTATAGAGAGTGTATGTGTATACGCAGTGTGTAAATGTAGTGTACTCATCAGAGTATAGAAAGTGTATATACACAGAGTGTGTGTAGagtatgtaaaatatatatttggtTTATTACATTTTCCTACATattctgtgtttaaatatatttataatgtgGGTATTGTGTAAGTATAGTTAAAATGTGTGCTCATTTATTCATATAATGTTTCTTTGTGGGTATAcatagtgtgtatatataaaatgagTGTGtaccctgtgtgtgtgtgtatacatatatatacacacacacacacacacacacacctagaatctgtgtgtataaatacactGTGTAgatatgtgtaaatatatagcatgtgtatatgcatatatatagcACATGTGTGAACAGTGTGTCTGTATGTAAGTTTGCAcataaatagataaatacaCTGTATGCATGAAGAtctctatatatgtatacatatatctTTGCAGCACGTATCTGTGTGTGCGTGCCTCCCTCGCGCACGCAGACCTCTCTTGCCTGTAGGAGCGGTGATGTTTCTCTCTGCCGCCTCCTGTTTCCATGGggtccccagccccagggctgTGGGAGTTTGGGGGTTGGGGTCGTTTTGGGCTGTTTCGGGCCGGGCCGGCTCTCCCTGCGGTGAGCGGCGGGTGAGGGCCGGGACCCCGCTCCCCGCTGGGGCAGGCATGGGGGAAGGAGCCGGTCGGGCCAGGAGCGTCCCAGGAGAGTGGGGccggggcagggaggaggggggacACCAGGCGACACCCCCCTCCCACCTCGTCCCAGGACAAGCAAGGACCCAGCTCCACTTTCGATCCCTTTTATTAACTCTTTCACAGACAGAAGCGCGTAGAAAAAAAGACCGAGGTTCTCGTTGGCTCCGGGGCTCCTCCGGAtgcccgcgggccgggccgggccgggccgtccCGTCCCAccggcggggccggggagcgcggcgaccccccctcccccccaccatcaccaccaccacagaCACATCTACAGAACAGACACTGCCTACAGCACGCTACTCTAGCCAACACACATCGAGGGGGGCCGGCCGCCGctcggctcccgcggcgcctcGCCGGGACCCCGCGGgcagggggccgggggggctcCGGGGGTGGGCGCCGCTCtcgcgcgcggcgcggggctgggagcTGTCCGCCCCCGCGGTCCTGAACGGCGGCGCGGGCACCCACGGGCGCCGCGGGGATCCACGCGGCGACCGTGCCGCGGAGCGGTAGGGACGCACCGGGCGCGGTGGGAGCCCGCTAAGCGCGCCGAGGATCCACGCGGAGTGGCGGGCACCCACGGGGAGCAGCGGGGACCCTCAGGGACGCGTCGCAGATCTACGGGGGTGCGGCCGATACTCACCACGTCGCGGCGGGGACCACATCGGAGAGCCGCGGGCGCCCACCGGGGCACGGCGGGGACCGCAGCGGCGCGCAGTCGGCACCCACCGGGGAGCGGCGGGGATCGAGGAGAGGCGGGGACCAGGCCGAGGAGCGGCGGGGATCCAGCGGGGCGCGCtccggggagcggcggggccggcccggggcACGGCGGGGACCAGCGCGCAGCCGGGTCCGGGCCAGCACACGGCAGAGCCAGCGCACGGCGGGGCCGCTTGTTTGCAGAAAACGGTTTGGGGATattgggggttttgttttacccatcctttctctttttttcgTTCTTTTCctttagaggaaaagaaaataaagggagaACGGAGGGCAAAGGCCGAGGGGGAGGGGGATTCGTTGCAATTCTGTAGCAAACCCTAGAGGGAAGACCGTCGCCGGATCGCGGCTGTGCGGAGACCCCGAGGCGGACTGAATCCAAACGGAAACGAAATCGTGGGAGAAACGGCCCGCCCCGATACGAGCAGCCCCGGGAGAGGTCCCTTGCGCGGTGTCCGTGCGTTCACCCTTCTCCAAGGATCTGGTGCCTGAcggaggagcaggagggacGCACGGGTGTCGCTTAGGATTTTTCGTTCTTTCTTTTTCGCTCCTCTCTTGGAAGGGAGGAAGCAGCGGCCCGACAGCGGCCCCGGGCTGCGGCTCCCCGGCGGCGGAGAGGGCTGCCCGGGGCAGGGCGAgagcggcggggaggcgggcgTGGggtgcgggcggcgggcgggctcAGCGGGCCGGCTGCCTGTAGTTCCCGTTGATCTCCTGGGAGATGGTCACTGCCTCGGCGCCCAGGGGCAGCTTGTCGCTGTACTCGGAGCGGACCTCGAACTCCTCGGCGTTGGCTTTGGACTGCGACTCCGCCATGGAGACAGCTGCCACGCTCTCATCTCGCTCCAGCTCCGGAGCCCCTTcggcttctctcctcctcctcctcctccctccttcgtcgtcgtcctcctcctcatcttcttcttcctcaatgTCCCCTTCCCCCATCTCACTGAGATTGTAGTTCTTCTCAGACTCCAGGTAGGAGGCGCGGGGGTCGAAGTCCGCAGCCATGTGTTTCTCCATCTGGTCCGGGTTCTGGGCTTTCATGATAAGCTTGTAGGTCTTCCCTTGGTACTTGGAGAGGAGGTGGCAGCATGTGGCCCCCATCAGGGGCAGGGTGGCCAGCACCAGCAAGAAGATGCTCACGACAACAATGATGATGAGTGAGGGGATCTCTTTCTTGGTGGTGAAGACCACTTGGACCTGGCAGTCCTCCCCCGGGTAGGTGAGACACACAGAGTAGTTGGTGCCAGGGTTCAAACCCTGGAACCAGTACGAGTTCACCCCTTCCTCAATCTTAGACCACTGGACCAAGGCGTGGCCCTGGCTGCTCTCCTGGCACAGGTAGAGCATTCTGAGGTGGACCTTCTCGGGCTGCATGTAAGTGGGGGTGAGCTGCACCCTGGCATCACGCTCTGACACATCTAAGGCAATCACACCCAGGTCGAAGGTGTGCTGCTTGAAGTCGCCACTCTGGTTGAAGGCATGATTGGAGATGTATCTGCTGGCTTGTGTGGAGCCACATTTCTTCTCAAAGGGAGGAAGTTGGAAGGGCACTTGCCCTTCTGCCATGGACTCTGTCACTGCCGCCAAGGATGGGTGGCTCTGACGGGTGGGGCTGAGAGGTTTGTTCCTCTCATCTGGCATGAGCACACTGTTCTTTGCCCCCTTAGCCCCGGGCTTCCTATCACCTGGTTGTGCTTTACTACTTGTGGGATCCCTCCCAGGCTGCAGTGGGTATTTCTGGGACCCAGCCACAGCTACATTGACTGAGGTCTCATTGCTCCCCATTTCATTGGTGGCCAGGCAAGTGTAGGTGCCTTCCTCCCGTTTGCTCAGGTGAGGAATCACCAGGGTGCCATTCTTGAAGACCAGGAAGCGCTCAAGGTCTTGTTTAGGGAGGTCCTTCCCAGTGCTCTCTCTCGGGCTCCCTTTGATCTCCAGAGCTTGGCTGGAGGTGCGGATCTTCCAGCTCACTTCAGGCGGGGGGCTGCCTGTcacagcacagtgcagtgtCAGGGTGAAGCCATCAAAGAGCTCTGTGGTGTCCAGGTTGGGGAAATAAGTGAGCTGCACAGAAGGCGACACGCACTGCACATCCGGGATTTTCCCCACGGGCACCCCTCGGAGCTGCTCTGGGAGGCTGCAAGTGATGGAGTCCTTCTCTGGGATGGAGATGAGTGTGCTGTCCATCCACTTCTTCAGCCACTGGAGTTTACAGGAGCAGTCAAAGGGGTTGTTGTAGATCTGTAGGTGGGAGAGGGAACTAAGGGAGTCAAAGATACCCTCTGCAAGAGCAGCGAACTTGTTGTTGTTGATGCGCAGGGACCTGAGGTCTTTGAGGGTGTGGAAGGCCCCCTGGGGCACCTGGGCCATGTGGTTATTATTCATCTTGAGGAGCTGGAGGGCACTGAGATTGTAGAGGTCCTGCCAGGGGAAGTCCACGATCTGGTTGTGGCTGATGTCGAGGTTtttcagctgcaccaggatGGCGAAGGTGCCAGGCTCGATGAAGCGGATATCGTTGTGCGCCAGCCAGAGGGAGGTGACCTGGGTCACCTCCACAAAGGAGCGCCGCTGCAGCGAGGTGATCTTGTTGGCGGACAGGCTGAGGGTGGTCACGTTGGAGGGCAGCCCGGTGGGCACCACCTGGAGATCCTTGTAGGCGCAGTCGGCGAACTGGTGGGCGTACTTGTCCACACAGGCGCAGGGCTCCGGGCacgcccgcgccgggccgagcAGGGCCACCAGCCACAAGCCCAGCAGCGGGGCCATCTCCCTCCTGCCGGGCAAGACAGGGGCTCTGAGGGCGCCGGCCCGCTCCgcggagcccggccccggccgcagccccgaCGGGACGCggctgggcggcggcggcgggggcgcgcccgcccgcgcccgctttgtccgcgcccgcccccgcctcgcctcgccttCCGCCCTCTCCCGCTGCGCTTCTCCGctgcctctcttcccccctctccttctctttcattctttctccttccctttcgCTCTCCCGTTTTTCCCTCGTTCCCCTCCGgctctttccctcccttccactctcttttccttttcttgtttgcgctcttccttcccccccgcccAATCtcgttttcttcttttctctgtttcctttcctgctttttctgttatttcttttctctattctttccttctccttgcatcctttttttttctctcttcccctccctacttttcttcccctcttctccttctccccctaattttccccttcccaacgtccctttttctccctttcctcctctttttgcTCTTGGCCAGCTCCCCCCGGCACCCCCCTCGCCTGGCCGCACCCGGGAGGTGACCCCACGCCTTACCCGCTCCTAAGTGACATTCAGAAACACGCAGGACTTCGCCTCGCCGGTGCCAGCGCTCcgcatcctcctcctcagctccGCGCGTGCGGCTCGTCCCGGCACGGGGGAGCCCCGAGGACCTTGGCGGACCGCGTCCGGGCACTCCGCCAGCCCAGATACGACGGCGACGGGCGCGGGGGTTGGGAGCCGGCGCAGAGCGAAGCCAGGCGCCCgggtggggttggggggggggcgcggcgccgcggggcctccCGCACCCCGCGCCTCGCCGGGCTGAGCTGCGCGCCGGAGCGGGTCCGTGCGGGCACTGCGCTGCCGAGGCGAGAGCTCAGCGAGGAATTAGCATTTCTGCCAGCCTCCCCCTCTGCACGGTTGCCCCCTCCCTCCTCGCCACCCCTTTCCCatcccacccacccacccacccactcCCGCTACTCGCCAGCCTCCACCGTGGAGACAGACCCCGGCTGGAGAGAGGCAGCTCGTTCTCCGGTGTAGGGGTACCCCCCGAATCCCCAAAAATATCCCCAGACCCCTCTCCAAGACCAATGACTAAAACTCACATGCACTTGACGACAGCCATGATCCAGCCCCCCCTTTGCTCCCTCCCGCCATCCCTCCTTTCCAGTCCTCCGCCCGCGCTCTCCGGCGGAGCCGGGATGCAAACGGCGGAGCAGCGAGGaccggggctgccgcggcgcaTCCCGGGGCACCGCGGGGGGCGAGGTTACCGCAGCCCATCCCGGGACCGAGCAGAGCTTGGGAGTGTTTGTGCACGGTGGGGGCCGCTACTCGGGGAGCCGGGCAACCCGCCCCCCCATGCCCACCCCAGCGCTGCCTCTGGCTGAGGCGGCGGTGCGCTCTCCCGAGCCGCCGGGGACGCGCCTAGCCGCCGGGAACCCCTCCCGGCTGCCCCCCCGGGCTGCCGGCCCCCCAGCCTGGGCAATGTAATATTTATCAGAGCAATATGCTCCGAGTGCCACCGCCTCCGCCCGTCCCGTCGCGGGtggctcccttctgcagcgcGCTAATTGAATGCAAATAGCTTTTAAGCACTTGAGCGtagggggaaggaaaggagaagtgggggggggggggggggggagggaggaaggaaaggcgAGGGGGgcgggaaggaagggaggaggaaacgAAAGGCTGCAATAGATTACCCGGGACGTGGCTGCTCTCCCTCATCTTCCTCCTGAAGGTTTAAACTCTTTGGAAAGACGCAGTAATGGCGCGACCCCCGTCCCCCCTCCGCAGCCCAGGGGAGGCGTCGAGAAACGGTGCTGGGCAGTTTCGCCCCGACGTGGGGGTcttccaccccccccacccccgaccGACCCTGCCTATCGCCTCTTCCCCCGCGATGTGAAATATGataaataattgattttattaGGGGGATCGATTCCTccgcttccctccctccctccctccgtcCCTGCCTCCTTCTCCTCGGCTCCGGCGGCTGCGCCCGGGGAGCTCtgccgcggggggccggggcgcggcgggctgCACCCAGGCCCAGGTAGGGACCCCCGGATCCCCCGGGACCCCCGGCCGGGTCTGTCCTGGACCCCGCGTCTGGCAGCCCGCCCAGCTGTCTGTCGCGACAGCCGGCGGCCCCACCTATAGCTACAGCCCGGCCCTGCGGCTACGCGTCCCCACCCGCGGGGCTGGGCCACGTGCCCCCGGTGCAGCCTGGGTCCGCCCCGCGCCCACGGACACGCGTGGGGCGGGATGCGATGCGACGGGCTTCTGTGCGGGGCGATGCAAACGCGGGGGCCGGAGCCAAGAGGCTCCGGGGCTGGGCGCAGCCGTGTCTGCCCATCGCGAGGGTCTCGCCGCCTCCCTGCTGCTCGCAGGTGGTGAAAATCCCAGTTACTGCTTCCCCGCGCTCGGCAGCCCCAGGACCTGCTGTCTCAGCACCGGAGAGAAGAGCTCGGAGCCCAGCTCCACACCCCTGCCCCGAGGCCACGGGGATGGGCAATTCCCCCTCCCTACAAGGAACGGGCACTAACCTGGAGGGGGGAGCGAAGGGTGTCTGGTAGCTGGAAGGGCAGCTAAACAGCAAGTCTGATCCTTGATCCcagccacagctgctctgccctccGGATCTTCACAGCAGAGCCATGTCTAAACCGTCCAAGCTGCCCAGCATCAAGTGTCCCACCGCAGCCCCGGGGCTGTGGGCTGCCTGTGGGCAGGCAGTGGTCTGCAGGCGAGCCAGGGACGGGAGCTTTGTTCCAGGCACATGTGTGAGGTTCTTCCCCCGAGAGATGTGCAAGATCAATGAAGGATCTTGCCTAGGAGCTCTTTGCACAATCCCAGGCTGTGGACAGAGGTTCTGGTTCTGCGCCTGGTTCTGCCTCAGGGCTGGAGACAGACACACTGACATTATTTAATAAGCTGCAGTGGGCAAAGGAGCCCATTCTAGAAGCCATCCCAGAGGAGTCACTTTTAGAGCTTAAAAAGGTTCTAGTCTGGCACATATGGGGATAGGAGTCATCGTAATCCCACCAGCATTGTGGGGCAGGATGGCCCTGGCCATTCTCCAGGGTGGACAGAGATACAAACTCAGAGACAGCAGGAACAAACTGCAGCTCAAGCCATTGCCTCCTGCCCCCACCCCTCAAAGTGCAGTGCTGTGTCCTCAGGATCTGCAGGGGCGTGCAGGAGACTCCAGGCTGCCAGATGGCCCTGTGCATGGCGGGTAATTTGGGCACGCAGGAAAATCTGCATCATGGAGCCTGGAGATCAGCTTGGCCGGTTTCCCTCTGCGATGTGATCTGAGGGGTGTTCTGTGGCCAATGTCCACAGAGTCAGCAAGGTATTTGGGTCGTGCATTGCCGCGGGCTGCAGAAGAACCTAAATGCCTTATTTCGTGCACACAAACTAACACTGGCTGGTGTGTTGTCCTGCGGTCACCTACTCTGCAGCTGTCAGCCAGCTCCCTGGCACAGGTTTGGCCCAGTCCAATTAACACCTCCCAGATAAGGCCTGGGCATGGTTCAGGGGATGGTATGGTCTAGGATCTGTTCCAAACAGATGGACAAGGCCACCTTGTTGCAGTGGAAGCTGTATGGGCACAAGACATACTGTGACACAGGCCCTCCTATCTAAGAC
The sequence above is a segment of the Rhea pennata isolate bPtePen1 chromosome 10, bPtePen1.pri, whole genome shotgun sequence genome. Coding sequences within it:
- the ISLR2 gene encoding immunoglobulin superfamily containing leucine-rich repeat protein 2, coding for MAPLLGLWLVALLGPARACPEPCACVDKYAHQFADCAYKDLQVVPTGLPSNVTTLSLSANKITSLQRRSFVEVTQVTSLWLAHNDIRFIEPGTFAILVQLKNLDISHNQIVDFPWQDLYNLSALQLLKMNNNHMAQVPQGAFHTLKDLRSLRINNNKFAALAEGIFDSLSSLSHLQIYNNPFDCSCKLQWLKKWMDSTLISIPEKDSITCSLPEQLRGVPVGKIPDVQCVSPSVQLTYFPNLDTTELFDGFTLTLHCAVTGSPPPEVSWKIRTSSQALEIKGSPRESTGKDLPKQDLERFLVFKNGTLVIPHLSKREEGTYTCLATNEMGSNETSVNVAVAGSQKYPLQPGRDPTSSKAQPGDRKPGAKGAKNSVLMPDERNKPLSPTRQSHPSLAAVTESMAEGQVPFQLPPFEKKCGSTQASRYISNHAFNQSGDFKQHTFDLGVIALDVSERDARVQLTPTYMQPEKVHLRMLYLCQESSQGHALVQWSKIEEGVNSYWFQGLNPGTNYSVCLTYPGEDCQVQVVFTTKKEIPSLIIIVVVSIFLLVLATLPLMGATCCHLLSKYQGKTYKLIMKAQNPDQMEKHMAADFDPRASYLESEKNYNLSEMGEGDIEEEEDEEEDDDEGGRRRRRREAEGAPELERDESVAAVSMAESQSKANAEEFEVRSEYSDKLPLGAEAVTISQEINGNYRQPAR